DNA from Globicephala melas chromosome 5, mGloMel1.2, whole genome shotgun sequence:
GGTTTCCCTTCTTCAAGTTCTGTGAAACTAGTTGAGCACTTCTACGTTTTAACACATATGCTTATCCAAAGTCCAAAGCAGAGAGATTTACTTCAAATTTCATTTAAACGTCCTTGACTCAAGTCAGGAATAGAAAATTCAAAGCTGTAGCGTCTTCTCCCTTATTGCAATTTAAACTTGAAAAACAGACTTTTAGTACCTAAATGGGTTACATGAAAAGTGTGGCATGTTAGCCAGTTCCAATGGTTTCCAAATCTATTCTAAATCCAGCAGGAAATGGTCAGCTCCCATTCTCCTTTAGGTTTGGTTTGTTCCCCTTGGGTCCTCCTTAATCTTAGATTCTCAGCTCCTACACAGAGCTTGTAAATAGTTTGACATAATTTCTGAATCAGTTCTCTGGGCTTTACCCTTCCTTTTACGTATTAAAATAGGTTAAAACTAAGTTATTCCAAACCCCACTAAATAAATGTCATAATGAACCCTTTGTTTAGGTATTTGGAAGATATTTATGCAGTCCAGTAAGAGAAGTAAGTTCCTTGccagataaaaaaaagaaatttttgcaGAATGGACCAGACCTTCAAGATTTTGTATCTGGTGATCTAGCAGACAAGAGCACCTGGGACGAATATAAAGGAGACTTAAAACGCCAGAAAGGAGAAAGGTAATTgaaattttgaggtaattttaatGTCCCATTTCTTCATAGTGCATCATTTTCAGATATAACCAAGCCCTAGGGTATATTTTTAATCAGCTTGTTAAATTTAGCTAAACATCATTAGAAAGAAGTGATAACAAACATAGAATAGGTGAATAGGTGAGATTGTTGgaatctatttcttttctctctgccctctGACAGTTTTTCTTCAACCTTCCTAGGACTTAGCCATCCTACACCACCATCTCCCATTTTCCACCCAGCAACAAATTTTTTCAGAGAGCAAAGATTATCACCTTGTTACTAGTCTATTACACTTTAATAAGTTTTTCATTGTTACTGGGTGTCGGTGATCTAACTTGTTGCTTCGCCTAGTCAGTGTACATATGATCTATGGATAGCATGCCTTAGTTTAAAAGAATTGTAAGGGAATTTAGTGCAGAGAGCAAATTGTATTGGGAGATACTTTACCTAGCAACTTATAGATCACAAGTGGGTGGAAGTCAAAGGGACCCTGAGGAAATGTAGTCTTCACtccaaattttagatttttttccacttaataacTATCAAAATCTAGAATGTAGAGCAGCAAGTCCACTTGTGGGGGTCTCTCCTTAATCTGAACAAATTTAGAACTTTTTGTCAGTATTATTTTTTAGGGAATGAGATGTTCAAaagcttcttcatttttttattgggttggtgTTACTCTGTGCCTTTGCAAAAGTAGACATGAGCACAGTGCCCTGCTAGACACAGTTATAggtgttttctaaagtggtttgAGCAAATCTAAATTTCATTCTCTGTTATTACTCCTATGGCAGAAATTAAAAGAGTTAATCCAGGATTATGGGGGGAAAATTCCTAACTAGGAATTGTAATAGAGCAGAGTAACTTCAAAGCTGTGTGATTATTTGGGAACATACTTGTTAATGTATAGTTATATTTGGCTTTCCTCAGGTTAAGACTACCTCCATGGCTAAAGACAGAGATTCCCATGGGGAAAAATTAcaataaactgaaaaatacattgcGGAATTTAAATCTTCATACAGTAAGTTATCAGAGGGTTAAATATCCCTCTTTACCAGAAGCCgtaattttcatatatatgtaacttaaaaattaataaaatacatatcaaaaataGCAAGGAAAGTAAATAAAGATGTTTAGTGATACATTACTCTCAGTAATGGAAATAcatttaaagattattttccctgcaaaagaaacaaaaagtaattgtattttttaacctttcatttaacagtacaaacaaaaaaaatttttttctgcagttTCGGGAATGagggtttttgtgtgttttatattACAAATTAAGTACATGCTTGTTGGAAAGGGTATATGAAATGTGAAGCATCCTATGTGCAATCTCAAATGTTTAACTGTTATACCACTTTAACTGTTCAACATATACCCTTGCAGGGCTTTTTATTTgcacatgtaaaatatatacattcatataggtttttgtttttttaaaatttacttatttatttttggctgcgttgggtctccgtttctacgtgtgggctttctctacttgtggcgagcgggtgctactcttcgttgcggtgcacgggcttctcattgcagtggcggGGTTcggggctctaggcgcccgggctcagtggttgtggcgcacgggcttagttgctccgctgcatgtgggatcttcccggaccagggctcgaacccgtgtcccccgcattggcaggtggattcttaaccactgcgccaccagggaagcccccttcatatcgtttttaatttaaaaatggaatcctAATATCTATATACTTCGACAGTTTTAACAGCATTTTTGAATAGTGAATTTCTTCATAAATATGCTGTGAAGAATGGATAGTGTAAACATGCCTGTTGACTAATTTCTTCAATTGGTAAGTTTTTTCAACCTGACCGTATTCAGTTCCCTTTTACCCACAGGTGTGTGAGGAAGCTCGATGTCCCAATATTGGAGAGTGTTGGGGGGGCGGAGAACATGCCACTGCCACTGCCACAATCATGGTAAGCCCAGCCTCAAATTCTAAAGTCTAGAGACTGAAAGGAAATGTTTTGTGTCTTTCTCCTACAAATGTACATTATGAATCTCTGTTCAGATTTCTTGTTACATATGAGTTTATGAGAAATTTGGGAAAAAACCTGACAGAATAATCCAGCCTGTTATGATCTCACCCTTCTCTGAATAAGTCTGTTATTGATTCTTCCATCTACCTGATGGTTAATCATGTGCTGCCTTGACATCTCTTCTATTAATTTTTGGAAATGTTCTTCATGTTGGCTTAACTTGTTATTCATTTTGCCCCTtaaataataagcatttatttttctccctcatgGGACTTTCAGTTGGCCTGTGTTCATCTGTTCTTGACTGGGCTAAGCTGGACTCCAGGAAGTAGGTTGGATTCAGGTCTGCTCTAGAGAGCTTTATTCATGGACCGGTGGCTCTCCAAGGCATATTCTTATCATGGAGGATGGAAGGAGCACAAGAGGGCAAGCCATCCATGCACATTTGAGGTTTCTGCTTCATCATGGCTGCTATCATTCTATTGGCCAAAATAAGCCACTCAAGCCAAGCATGAGTGGGAGTAGAGACATAACTTCCTCCCCAAGTAGGCGGGTCCTGCAAGTTACATGGCAGTGGGTGAGATGTATAATCTTAATATGATAGAGTAAGAAATGGGATTAACAATGCAATCTACCATATTATTTATACAGAGGAGTTTGGAGATTGAAGTATTGggttaaatataaattatgtGCAACTGAAAGTTCATACTTGTCTGGGGAATGTCTGATAAACTGTTGAGTTATATCAGCAAGAGACTATTTAGACGAGGAGCTGGGGATTCTTATGAGATAGAGCTCCTTCTGGAATAATACAGAGCCAACCAGAGAGTTTATCTAAGTTATGCAATGTCAATTCTTGAAGGAAGGAGTGATTCTGAATACTCCATAATGgaaatctctggttttatcccttgcctttctttttctttagttttaccatatatgtttgtattccttaactgtattgtttagctttgaatgttttaaatttcttaaaaacagaatCAAAGTTTATACATTCATTGCAGTTTTATTCCCTTAACATTACATTCTCTAAGTCATCTGTTTATTTGATTTAAATTGTAACATCTCTATTCTAGTTGATGGGTGACACATGTACAAGAGGTTGTAGATTTTGTTCTGTTAAGACTGCAAGAAATCCACCTCCACTGGATGCCAATGAGCCCTACAATACTGCAAAGGCAATTGCAGAGTGGGGTCTGGATTATGTAGTCCTGACGTCTGTGGATCGAGATGGTTAGTGCATCGTCATTACCTCTTCCAGAAATTGGCTCTTATCAAGTTATGACATCATCTTAAGCAATGGACTCTTTTGTTTCTAGATATGCCTGATGGAGGAGCTGAGCACTTTGCAAAGACTGTGTCTTACTTAAAGGAAAGGTACTTACTTGTTTTTGCATTTGCTTGTGTAATTTAAGGACTTTTGATCCATGTAAATTCAGTTTATTTTAGGTCTTTACCTTAAAGCAGTGGTTATTAACCTTTTGTGGGGATTATAAACCTGTCTCATAATCTGCTGGAAATTACGTGGTCTTTTCTCCAGAAAAGTCGTATTCAAACATACAGATACATATTCGCAGAAATTTTAGGGATGTAGGGACACAAACTTATTCATGGACCTTTAGTCCATAGAGCCCCTCCTTCATATTTGAGTATCAGTCTAAACTTTGAGTAATTTTATGAGAAGTATAAAACTAATCTTCCTATCACTGATTTAAATAAACCATCATCTAGAAGAAGTTAGGATGAGATAAACTCCCACATTGTTAAAATATGTAATCTTGATATAAATTTTATCACTATTGATATGCCCTGGGAATTTTACCCATAAATCACATTTTATTAACATGTAAATTCTAtgtatttaaaaagcatttaaaaaggagtttgttttttttttaatttatttatttatttatttttggctgcattgggtcttcattgctgcgcgggctttctctagttgtggcgagcgggggctactcttcattgtactgcgtgggcttctcattgcggtggctcctcttgttgtggagcacgggctctaggtgcgcgggcttcagtagttgtggcttgcggactctagagtgcaggctcagtagttgtggtgcatgggcttagttgctccacggcatgtggaatcttcctggaccagggctcgaacccatgtcccctgcattggcaggaggattcttaaccactgcaccaccaggaaagtcctatgCTTATTTTCTACAGCTCAGTACTAGTCTAGcaccctcaataaatgttttttcagTGATTCCcccaatattttctattttatttttttatagttcatttaaaaaaagttttgtttgcCACCCACAAAATTGATCTGACAAACTACTAATGAGTCTCAACTTGCAGTTAAAAAAACAGTGAGTTACAAGATGTGTTCTTTGAACATCTCTTGTATCCATGGGAGGGTGTGTATGTGGTCCTTTCTACATCTGTTCTCGCATGAAACAGCTCCAAAAAAACCTTTGCAGTTGGGTTTGTGAAAAAGTTTTAGTTTCCCAGTCATTTCTACTACTTGTCAAAGGGAACAGCTTTATGACCTAGTTCATATTTTAATGCTTGAATGCATAAATATAGCCAGAATATAAATAGTAAGATTAATGTTTAGCTTGTATTTCATTTAAGCAAAGCTCATGACTCAGCAACTCAGAAGATAGTTTTTAAAGGTCAGAGCACTTGTGAAATATTTGTCTAGAGGATGCGAGGAGGGCACTattcatgaattttaaaagaatgcagAATTAAAGGAATTAATATTTGCATTCACATAAGAGATATCccaatttgttttctaaaaaaatacaaaggttattttatatttaatgttttatatttgtattttaattcctttaaacaattttttaaagctacttaataaagtttaaaattctaTATAATCCCAAAATTTATTCTGATCATTATTTACATGCGTATGTGTTTTAACCACAGTGTGCACATTATTTGATGTTataggtttgtttggtttttgggggggttttttgtttgtttttcatttaacagttcatatataaacatttgtgtgttcATGCTATTCTTGGCAAGGTTCTAAAGCTTACCGTGTTGAAACTGATACTGAATGAGTACTGGTGGCTTCTATTTTGAGCAAGTTATGTCAATTCTTTTCCTCAGTTTGACACTTATCTCTTTTTCACCCTAGGAATCCGAAAATCCTTGTGGAATGTCTCACC
Protein-coding regions in this window:
- the LIAS gene encoding lipoyl synthase, mitochondrial isoform X1 — protein: MSLRCGGVVRTVGPRVFGRYLCSPVREVSSLPDKKKKFLQNGPDLQDFVSGDLADKSTWDEYKGDLKRQKGERLRLPPWLKTEIPMGKNYNKLKNTLRNLNLHTVCEEARCPNIGECWGGGEHATATATIMLMGDTCTRGCRFCSVKTARNPPPLDANEPYNTAKAIAEWGLDYVVLTSVDRDDMPDGGAEHFAKTVSYLKERNPKILVECLTPDFRGDLKAIEKVALSGLDVYAHNVETVPELQRKVRDPRANFDQSLRILKHAKEVRPDVISKTSIMLGLGENDEQVYAMMKVLREADVDCLTLGQYMQPTKRHLKVEEYITPEKFKYWEKVGNELGFHYTASGPLVRSSYKAGEFFLKSLVAKRKTKAL
- the LIAS gene encoding lipoyl synthase, mitochondrial isoform X3; this encodes MSLRCGGVVRTVGPRVFGRYLCSPVREVSSLPDKKKKFLQNGPDLQDFVSGDLADKSTWDEYKGDLKRQKGERLRLPPWLKTEIPMGKNYNKLKNTLRNLNLHTVCEEARCPNIGECWGGGEHATATATIMLMGDTCTRGCRFCSVKTARNPPPLDANEPYNTAKAIAEWGLDYVVLTSVDRDDMPDGGAEHFAKTVSYLKERNPKILVECLTPDFRGDLKAIEKVALSGLDVYAHNVETVPELQSIIAGTNELFFSKNSFQEEKLTQAIALIVVLKKDF
- the LIAS gene encoding lipoyl synthase, mitochondrial isoform X2 yields the protein MSLRCGGVVRTVGPRVFGRYLCSPVREVSSLPDKKKKFLQNGPDLQDFVSGDLADKSTWDEYKGDLKRQKGERLRLPPWLKTEIPMGKNYNKLKNTLRNLNLHTVCEEARCPNIGECWGGGEHATATATIMLMGDTCTRGCRFCSVKTARNPPPLDANEPYNTAKAIAEWGLDYVVLTSVDRDDMPDGGAEHFAKTVSYLKERKVRDPRANFDQSLRILKHAKEVRPDVISKTSIMLGLGENDEQVYAMMKVLREADVDCLTLGQYMQPTKRHLKVEEYITPEKFKYWEKVGNELGFHYTASGPLVRSSYKAGEFFLKSLVAKRKTKAL